In the genome of Listeria cossartiae subsp. cossartiae, one region contains:
- a CDS encoding LLM class flavin-dependent oxidoreductase yields the protein MTRKETIQFGAIIHGVGGTTDGWRHPDVNPAASTDLDFYKTRAKIAEQGLFSFVFIADGLFISEKSIPHFLNRFEPITILSALAESTKNIGLVGTFSTSFTEPFTLARQLSSLDHISGGRAGWNLVTSPQEGAARNHSKKNLPTHSDRYTIAAEHLKVVRGLWNSWEDDAFTYNKETGEFFNPEKLHRLNHQGEYFQVEGPLNIGRSKQGEPVVFQAGASSTGRDFAAQNAEAIFTHSDSLEEAIEFYQDVKARAEKAGRNAAEIRIFPGISPIVADTLEEAEAKYLEFASLIPIENAVTYLARYFDDYDLSQFDLDEPFPDLGDIGKNAFQSTTDRIKKEAKERHLTLRQVATEAATPKTPFIGTKEQVADLIEVWFQNEAADGFIIASDIPGTFETFVEQVIPLLQSRGLYRNEYPATTLRGNLGLTIPQNKQAVETK from the coding sequence ATGACTAGAAAAGAAACAATTCAGTTTGGCGCAATCATCCACGGTGTCGGCGGAACAACAGACGGTTGGCGCCATCCAGACGTTAACCCAGCAGCAAGTACGGATTTAGATTTTTATAAAACCCGTGCCAAAATTGCGGAACAAGGACTTTTTAGCTTTGTATTTATTGCAGACGGTCTCTTTATTTCCGAAAAATCGATTCCGCATTTTCTTAACCGTTTTGAACCAATTACGATTTTATCCGCACTAGCTGAGTCAACGAAAAATATCGGGCTTGTCGGGACATTTTCGACCTCATTTACCGAACCATTCACACTCGCAAGACAACTTTCATCCCTTGATCACATTAGCGGCGGTCGAGCGGGTTGGAATTTAGTCACTTCTCCGCAAGAAGGTGCCGCGCGAAATCATAGCAAGAAAAACCTCCCAACCCATAGCGACCGCTACACCATTGCGGCAGAACATTTAAAAGTAGTTCGCGGACTCTGGAATTCGTGGGAAGATGATGCGTTCACTTATAATAAAGAAACCGGTGAATTTTTTAACCCTGAAAAATTACATCGCTTAAATCATCAAGGTGAATATTTCCAAGTCGAAGGTCCATTAAACATCGGGCGCTCCAAACAAGGCGAACCAGTCGTTTTCCAAGCAGGCGCATCCAGTACAGGACGCGATTTCGCTGCTCAAAATGCAGAAGCTATTTTCACTCATTCCGATTCCCTAGAAGAAGCCATTGAATTCTATCAAGATGTGAAAGCACGCGCCGAAAAAGCTGGTAGAAATGCAGCCGAAATTCGGATTTTTCCAGGAATCAGCCCGATAGTAGCGGACACCTTGGAAGAAGCAGAAGCTAAATATCTTGAGTTTGCCAGTCTTATTCCAATTGAAAACGCCGTAACTTACCTTGCGCGCTACTTTGATGACTATGATTTAAGCCAATTTGATTTAGACGAACCATTCCCAGACCTTGGCGATATTGGCAAAAACGCTTTTCAAAGTACAACAGATCGAATCAAAAAAGAAGCTAAAGAGCGTCATTTGACCCTTCGCCAAGTCGCGACCGAAGCAGCAACACCAAAAACGCCTTTCATCGGAACAAAAGAACAAGTAGCCGATTTAATCGAAGTTTGGTTCCAAAATGAGGCCGCAGATGGCTTTATTATCGCATCGGATATTCCCGGAACATTTGAAACTTTCGTCGAACAAGTTATTCCACTTTTACAAAGTCGCGGCTTGTACCGAAACGAATACCCAGCGACAACACTAAGAGGTAATCTCGGTTTAACAATACCTCAAAATAAACAAGCCGTCGAAACTAAATAA
- a CDS encoding pseudouridine synthase — protein sequence MRLDKLLSHTGFGSRKEVKPLLKSGAVVVNGTIQKDSKTQVNPDKDQITVHGTSVVYQEFVYFMLHKPQNVVSATEDNVSETVIDLLAQEDTLTDPFPVGRLDKDTEGLLIITNDGTLAHNLLSPKKHIDKTYYAKIDGDVTTEDVEAFAAGIELDDGYTCKPARLEIITPNEIKVTIQEGKFHQVKRMFAARGKSVSYLKRISMGNLQLDESLALGEYRPLTEAELAILQNK from the coding sequence ATGCGCTTAGATAAATTATTGTCCCATACAGGTTTCGGGAGTCGAAAAGAAGTGAAACCACTGCTTAAATCAGGTGCAGTTGTCGTCAATGGCACAATCCAGAAAGATAGTAAAACCCAAGTAAATCCCGACAAAGATCAAATAACCGTCCACGGAACTTCAGTCGTTTACCAAGAATTCGTCTATTTCATGCTCCACAAACCACAAAATGTTGTGAGCGCAACCGAGGATAATGTGTCAGAAACCGTCATCGATTTACTCGCTCAAGAAGACACGCTTACGGATCCGTTCCCAGTTGGCAGGTTAGACAAAGATACAGAAGGTTTGCTGATTATAACGAACGATGGCACCCTCGCGCACAATTTGCTCTCACCTAAAAAGCATATAGATAAAACATACTATGCTAAAATTGATGGCGATGTTACGACCGAGGATGTAGAAGCTTTCGCAGCGGGAATTGAACTCGATGATGGCTACACTTGCAAACCGGCTCGCTTAGAAATTATTACACCAAACGAAATAAAAGTAACTATCCAAGAAGGCAAATTCCACCAAGTAAAAAGAATGTTTGCCGCTCGGGGAAAATCTGTCAGCTATTTAAAACGAATTTCGATGGGCAATTTACAATTAGATGAGTCACTTGCACTTGGTGAATACCGCCCATTAACCGAAGCAGAACTAGCTATCCTCCAAAATAAATAA
- a CDS encoding carbohydrate kinase, with translation MENNKAKMNEKEEIIFNSIRKNPYISQQELADILDLSRPTVANLISGLIKKGRILGKAYILNEAKQIVCIGGANVDRKFYIKDKAQLATSNPVRSTQSAGGVARNVGENLGRLGKEVILLTACGTDSDWEAVKSASNTYMNLDYVTAFPSIATGSYTAVLENNGDLLVALADMDAYDHLTPDVLAKNEGLLSQASAIIADLNCPKETLEYLGSFAEINSIPLVLVPVSSPKMSHLPERLDHVTWLICNRDESETHLEMTIENDEDWRLAAQKWLDLGVKNVIVTNGSKGAVAANQAEGIIFEPAIVIENIVDVTGAGDAFCSAVIYAWLEGKALQEILKAGSVNAARTLESEYTVRQNLSTSQLQKDLEEFK, from the coding sequence GTGGAGAATAATAAAGCGAAAATGAACGAAAAGGAAGAGATAATTTTCAATTCCATCCGTAAAAATCCTTACATTTCTCAACAAGAACTTGCTGATATCCTTGATTTATCAAGACCGACAGTAGCGAACCTCATTTCCGGCCTTATTAAAAAAGGTCGTATTTTAGGAAAAGCCTATATTTTAAATGAAGCCAAACAAATCGTTTGTATAGGTGGAGCGAATGTCGATCGGAAGTTTTACATTAAAGACAAGGCCCAACTAGCTACATCAAACCCAGTGCGTTCAACACAAAGTGCTGGCGGAGTTGCTAGAAATGTCGGTGAAAACCTTGGCCGCCTTGGAAAAGAAGTTATACTACTCACTGCTTGTGGGACAGATTCCGACTGGGAAGCTGTTAAAAGTGCCAGTAATACATATATGAACTTAGATTATGTCACTGCATTCCCAAGCATCGCAACAGGTTCTTATACAGCAGTACTCGAAAACAACGGAGATTTGCTCGTAGCACTAGCGGACATGGATGCATACGACCACCTAACTCCAGATGTACTTGCAAAAAATGAAGGCTTGCTGAGTCAAGCGAGTGCCATCATTGCCGATTTAAATTGTCCGAAAGAAACATTAGAATATCTTGGCAGTTTTGCTGAGATTAACTCGATTCCATTAGTCCTAGTTCCCGTTTCTTCGCCAAAAATGTCTCATTTACCAGAACGGCTTGATCACGTAACATGGCTAATCTGCAACCGAGATGAATCAGAGACGCACCTAGAAATGACTATCGAAAACGACGAGGACTGGCGCTTGGCCGCACAGAAATGGTTAGACCTAGGCGTGAAAAATGTCATCGTCACAAATGGCAGTAAAGGCGCAGTCGCAGCAAACCAAGCAGAAGGCATCATTTTTGAACCAGCGATTGTTATTGAAAATATTGTCGATGTTACTGGAGCAGGAGACGCGTTTTGCTCCGCGGTTATCTATGCATGGCTAGAAGGAAAAGCGTTACAAGAAATTTTAAAAGCGGGAAGTGTAAATGCTGCACGAACACTCGAATCTGAGTACACGGTTCGTCAAAATTTATCGACATCCCAACTACAAAAAGATCTGGAGGAATTCAAATGA
- a CDS encoding pseudouridine-5'-phosphate glycosidase codes for MKNYLSLSEEVKQAKAEGKAIVALESTIISHGMPYPQNVEMARDVEQIIRDNGAVPATIALIDGKIKIGLSDEELELFAKSSNVAKVSRRDIGYLIATKQLGATTVAATMICAELAEIGIFVTGGIGGVHRGAETTMDVSADLEELAKTNVAVVCAGAKSILDLNLTMEYLETKGVPVIGYQTDVLPAFYTRSSDVELTLRADNPEVIAESLKAKWDLQIEGGAVITNPIPEEFAMDEKVINDVIHTALKEAEENHIHGKDVTPFLLGKVKELTDGKSLEANIELVKHNALIGTQIAVAYQNI; via the coding sequence ATGAAAAATTATCTATCATTATCCGAGGAAGTAAAACAAGCAAAAGCAGAAGGAAAAGCAATCGTTGCCTTAGAATCTACTATTATCTCTCACGGTATGCCTTACCCACAAAACGTAGAAATGGCGCGCGACGTGGAACAAATTATTCGCGATAACGGTGCAGTACCAGCAACAATCGCTTTGATCGACGGAAAAATTAAAATCGGACTTTCTGATGAAGAACTAGAGCTATTCGCTAAAAGCAGCAATGTAGCAAAAGTTTCTCGTCGAGATATCGGCTACCTTATTGCAACGAAACAACTAGGCGCAACAACTGTAGCAGCAACAATGATTTGTGCTGAATTAGCAGAAATTGGTATCTTCGTAACTGGCGGAATCGGCGGCGTTCACCGTGGTGCCGAAACAACAATGGACGTTTCAGCTGACTTAGAAGAATTAGCAAAAACAAATGTTGCCGTAGTTTGTGCTGGAGCTAAATCAATCCTAGACTTAAACTTAACAATGGAGTACCTAGAAACGAAAGGTGTTCCAGTAATTGGCTACCAAACAGACGTACTTCCTGCATTTTACACACGTTCAAGTGATGTAGAATTAACATTACGCGCAGATAATCCAGAAGTTATCGCAGAATCCCTTAAAGCAAAATGGGATCTTCAAATCGAAGGCGGCGCAGTAATTACAAACCCTATCCCAGAAGAATTCGCGATGGATGAAAAAGTAATTAACGACGTAATCCACACAGCACTTAAAGAAGCAGAAGAAAACCACATCCACGGAAAAGACGTGACACCATTCCTACTTGGAAAAGTAAAAGAACTAACAGATGGTAAGAGCCTTGAAGCAAACATCGAACTAGTAAAACACAATGCACTAATCGGTACACAAATCGCCGTAGCATATCAAAACATCTAA
- a CDS encoding DUF523 domain-containing protein: MIAVSACLAGIACRYDGKDKEITKIKQMVENGEAIPFCPEVIGGLPTPRFPAEIVGGDGKDVWLGRAKVMDNQGTDVTEEYKNGASLTLAKMKELGITQIIMKEKSPSCGSCAIYDGTFSGKIKDGTGVAAALFQMNDIKIISEFTI, translated from the coding sequence ATGATAGCAGTAAGCGCTTGTTTAGCAGGAATTGCCTGTAGATATGATGGGAAAGATAAAGAAATTACTAAAATAAAGCAAATGGTTGAAAACGGCGAAGCAATACCTTTTTGCCCAGAAGTTATAGGTGGCCTGCCAACACCGAGGTTTCCAGCAGAAATAGTAGGCGGAGACGGTAAAGATGTCTGGTTAGGCCGTGCCAAAGTCATGGATAATCAGGGAACAGATGTAACAGAAGAATACAAAAACGGAGCGAGCCTCACTTTAGCTAAAATGAAAGAACTCGGAATTACACAAATAATTATGAAGGAAAAAAGCCCATCTTGCGGTAGCTGTGCTATTTACGACGGCACCTTCTCCGGAAAAATAAAAGACGGTACCGGCGTAGCAGCAGCTCTTTTTCAAATGAACGACATAAAAATCATTTCAGAATTTACGATTTAA
- the pepC gene encoding aminopeptidase C: MHTELTFDQLEIFSKKWRENPDKLVFQASIMKNGIKAATENPTSKVSVQPVFSHEVTTDKVSNQQQSGRCWMFAALNTFRHKLNGTLGLKDFELSQNYTNFWDKLEKANYFLENIIETANEDEDSRLVSWLLDTPQQDGGQWDMLVSIIEKYGVVPKSAMPETFQSSKSADLNHLLNERLRTDAVILRKAVTEKKDTTSLKEEMLAEVYQLLVMTLGEPPKVFDFEYRNKDNEFKQDLQITPKEFYARYVDIDLKDYIPLINAPTKDKPFNQAFTVDYLGNIVNGTPIKYLNVEMDVLKKAAADQIKDGETVWFGCDVGQLSEKTTGIMDTDIFLFNQTFGFKTAMTKAERLDYKHSMLTHAMVLTGVNVAGGEVNRWKVENSWGESIGNKGYFVASDAWMDEFTFQVVVHKKYLPEELIAAFNQEPIALKPWDPMGSLAL; encoded by the coding sequence ATGCATACGGAATTAACATTCGATCAATTAGAAATTTTTTCAAAGAAATGGCGTGAAAATCCAGATAAATTGGTTTTCCAAGCTAGTATTATGAAAAATGGGATTAAAGCCGCTACAGAGAATCCAACTTCAAAAGTGAGTGTTCAGCCTGTTTTTTCTCATGAAGTTACTACAGATAAAGTTTCTAATCAACAGCAAAGCGGAAGATGTTGGATGTTTGCAGCATTAAACACGTTTCGGCATAAATTGAACGGAACACTTGGTTTGAAAGATTTTGAGTTGTCGCAGAATTATACTAACTTTTGGGATAAGCTTGAGAAAGCTAATTATTTTTTAGAGAATATTATTGAAACTGCTAATGAGGATGAAGATAGTCGATTAGTTTCGTGGTTGCTCGATACACCGCAGCAAGATGGTGGTCAGTGGGACATGCTAGTTTCGATTATTGAAAAATACGGGGTTGTTCCTAAGTCCGCTATGCCAGAAACGTTCCAAAGCAGCAAGTCAGCAGATTTAAATCATTTATTAAATGAAAGACTTCGCACGGATGCGGTTATTTTGAGAAAAGCTGTCACTGAAAAGAAAGATACTACCAGTTTGAAAGAAGAAATGCTTGCGGAAGTTTATCAGCTTTTGGTAATGACTCTTGGTGAACCGCCTAAAGTATTCGATTTTGAGTATCGAAATAAGGACAATGAATTTAAGCAGGATTTGCAGATTACGCCTAAAGAATTTTATGCGCGGTATGTAGATATTGATTTGAAAGATTATATTCCACTAATAAATGCGCCGACCAAAGATAAACCTTTTAATCAAGCTTTCACGGTCGATTATTTAGGAAATATTGTAAATGGGACGCCTATTAAGTATTTGAATGTAGAAATGGATGTATTAAAAAAAGCCGCCGCTGATCAAATCAAAGACGGTGAAACGGTTTGGTTTGGCTGTGATGTTGGTCAACTTTCAGAAAAAACTACTGGTATTATGGATACGGATATTTTCTTGTTTAATCAGACTTTTGGATTTAAAACTGCAATGACAAAAGCAGAACGTCTTGATTATAAACATAGTATGCTTACACATGCGATGGTTCTTACTGGTGTGAATGTTGCTGGCGGTGAGGTAAATCGCTGGAAAGTGGAAAATAGTTGGGGAGAATCAATTGGTAATAAAGGTTATTTTGTTGCTAGTGATGCTTGGATGGATGAATTCACCTTCCAAGTAGTCGTGCATAAAAAATATTTACCCGAAGAATTGATTGCTGCTTTTAATCAGGAGCCGATTGCATTAAAACCTTGGGATCCAATGGGGTCACTGGCACTTTAA
- a CDS encoding DeoR/GlpR family DNA-binding transcription regulator: MLNAERKQLIMESIEKLGVIKLQELVEGLATSESTIRRDLIELEEQGLIQRVHGGAKLVKLHNQEPSMNEKSFKNIQSKKVIAAYCASLVEENDCIYLDAGSTTLELITHLANRNITVVTNGLTHIEELVRQNIDAYLLGGKMKVHTKAIIGAVALDNIQNYHFDKAFIGTNAMHPEHGYTTPDMEEAFVKRAAKERADRVFVVADHTKFNEVNFSKMFSIEEATIVTDYIPSAVKESFIQKTKIIEVEK; the protein is encoded by the coding sequence ATGTTAAATGCAGAGCGTAAACAACTTATTATGGAGAGTATTGAGAAACTTGGTGTGATTAAATTACAAGAATTAGTTGAAGGTCTTGCTACCTCAGAGTCGACCATTCGCCGCGATTTAATCGAATTAGAAGAACAAGGATTAATCCAGCGTGTACACGGCGGAGCAAAACTTGTAAAGCTTCATAACCAAGAACCAAGCATGAATGAGAAATCATTCAAAAACATTCAAAGTAAAAAAGTAATTGCTGCATACTGTGCAAGTTTAGTGGAAGAAAATGATTGTATCTATTTAGACGCAGGTTCCACTACACTAGAATTAATTACTCATTTAGCTAATCGAAATATCACAGTGGTTACAAACGGATTAACTCATATCGAAGAACTAGTTCGTCAAAATATTGATGCTTATCTATTAGGCGGCAAAATGAAAGTGCATACAAAAGCAATTATTGGTGCTGTTGCCTTAGATAATATCCAAAACTATCATTTTGATAAAGCCTTCATTGGTACTAACGCGATGCATCCGGAGCATGGCTACACAACACCTGATATGGAAGAAGCCTTTGTAAAACGTGCCGCAAAAGAACGTGCTGATCGCGTCTTTGTTGTAGCAGACCATACAAAATTTAATGAAGTGAATTTTTCAAAAATGTTTTCAATAGAAGAAGCTACTATTGTTACCGACTATATTCCTTCAGCAGTAAAAGAATCCTTTATCCAAAAAACTAAAATAATCGAGGTAGAAAAATGA
- the pfkB gene encoding 1-phosphofructokinase, with protein sequence MIYTITLNPSIDYIVQIDQLNLGELNRMKQDYKLPGGKGINVSRVLNQLNVPNLATGFLGGFTGNFIKDWLQNEGIKTGFVTVKDDTRINIKLKHGEETEINGLGPAISETEINEFLKVMDKVTAGDIVILSGSVPPSLGNDFYDKIIQICKDKQAEFMIDTTGQELLDALPNHPILIKPNHHELAELFGAKLESIEDLIPYGKKCLELGAQHVIVSMAGDGALLFTGEDVYFADALKGELKNSVGAGDSMIAGFVGTFDKTRDPVKAFAAGVATGGATAFSTDLAQKELIDELLPQVKITKITGRN encoded by the coding sequence ATGATTTATACAATTACTTTAAACCCATCAATTGATTATATTGTGCAAATCGACCAATTAAACCTTGGCGAACTTAATCGCATGAAACAAGATTATAAATTACCTGGTGGCAAAGGAATCAACGTCAGCAGAGTGCTAAATCAATTGAACGTACCAAATCTTGCTACAGGGTTTTTAGGTGGATTTACAGGCAATTTTATTAAAGACTGGCTACAAAACGAAGGTATCAAAACTGGTTTCGTAACAGTAAAAGATGATACTCGAATTAATATCAAACTTAAACACGGCGAAGAAACAGAAATTAATGGCTTAGGACCAGCGATTTCAGAAACGGAAATCAATGAATTTTTAAAAGTGATGGATAAAGTAACCGCTGGAGATATTGTTATCTTGTCTGGCAGCGTACCACCTTCACTTGGAAATGATTTTTACGATAAAATAATTCAGATTTGTAAAGACAAACAAGCCGAATTTATGATTGATACTACAGGACAAGAACTACTAGACGCATTACCAAATCATCCCATTCTGATTAAACCAAATCATCATGAATTAGCAGAACTATTTGGTGCTAAACTAGAAAGCATAGAGGATCTCATCCCATATGGGAAAAAATGTCTGGAACTAGGTGCGCAACACGTAATCGTATCCATGGCTGGTGACGGAGCCCTTCTATTTACTGGAGAAGATGTTTATTTCGCCGATGCTTTAAAAGGGGAACTGAAAAATTCTGTTGGTGCTGGAGACTCTATGATTGCAGGGTTTGTTGGAACTTTTGATAAAACAAGAGATCCAGTTAAAGCTTTCGCTGCTGGTGTTGCAACAGGTGGAGCAACTGCATTCTCAACAGATTTAGCCCAAAAGGAATTAATAGATGAATTACTACCACAAGTGAAGATAACTAAAATAACAGGGAGGAACTAA
- a CDS encoding PTS fructose transporter subunit IIABC, protein MRITDLLSKDVMIMSLQATTKEAAIDEMIASLKSNGKINDEVLFKEAIMNREAQSSTGVGEGIAMPHAKTKAVNEPTVVFAKSEKGLDYDALDGQPAHLFFMIAAPDGANATHLETLAALSRLLVHPTFVQSLKDAKTPDEVINLFNHEQEDSEETVVAPTSNNDTGKSVVAVTACPTGIAHTYMAAEKLQETANKLGVRIKVETNGSRGVENRLTDKEIAEADGVIIAADVQVDMPRFDGKHLIAKPVAAGIHKPEELINEAISGNAPVYKAEEGSQAVESADGLSIGQQIYKHLMSGVSHMLPFVIGGGIAIAIAFMLDQMLGVPQDQLAKLGSYNEIPALLKQIGDVAFGFMLPVFAGYIAYSISDRPGLVAGFVAGGVASVGGAGFLGALVGGFLAGYAVELVKLALKKLPKTLDGIKVVLFYPVLSVLIVGLLMLLLNVPMSALNTWLNDFLNSLSGTNAVILGLLLGAMMAADLGGPINKAAYIFATGTLAASVATGGSAIMAATMAAGMVPPLATFVATLIFRNKFTAQERDAGLTNSILGASFITEGAIPFAAADPLRMIPSFIAGSAITGAIVMFLNIKVLAPHGGVFVIFLVSQPWFYIIAIIIGTLISAALIGVLRKKPTV, encoded by the coding sequence ATGAGAATCACTGATTTATTGAGCAAAGATGTTATGATTATGTCATTACAAGCAACGACAAAAGAAGCTGCTATCGATGAAATGATTGCTTCGTTAAAAAGCAATGGAAAAATTAATGATGAGGTCCTTTTTAAAGAAGCGATAATGAACCGTGAAGCACAAAGTTCCACTGGTGTAGGTGAAGGAATTGCAATGCCACATGCGAAAACAAAAGCTGTAAATGAGCCAACTGTTGTTTTTGCTAAAAGTGAAAAAGGATTAGACTATGATGCTTTAGATGGTCAACCAGCACATTTATTCTTTATGATTGCCGCTCCAGATGGTGCTAATGCAACTCATTTAGAAACCTTAGCAGCACTTTCTCGATTATTAGTCCACCCAACATTTGTTCAATCATTAAAAGATGCTAAAACTCCAGACGAAGTAATCAATCTTTTTAATCATGAACAAGAAGATTCAGAAGAAACAGTTGTCGCTCCAACATCGAATAACGATACTGGTAAATCAGTCGTGGCAGTTACAGCTTGCCCGACAGGTATTGCGCATACTTATATGGCAGCAGAAAAATTACAAGAAACAGCAAATAAATTAGGTGTGCGAATCAAAGTAGAAACAAATGGTTCTAGAGGCGTTGAAAATCGTCTGACAGACAAAGAAATTGCAGAAGCAGACGGTGTTATTATTGCCGCTGATGTACAAGTGGATATGCCTCGCTTTGATGGAAAACATTTAATCGCTAAGCCAGTTGCGGCGGGAATTCATAAGCCAGAAGAATTAATTAATGAAGCAATATCTGGCAATGCCCCAGTATATAAAGCGGAAGAAGGAAGCCAAGCGGTAGAAAGCGCAGATGGGCTTTCAATTGGTCAACAAATATACAAACATCTAATGAGTGGTGTTTCTCACATGCTACCATTTGTCATTGGTGGCGGTATCGCAATCGCAATTGCATTCATGCTTGACCAAATGTTAGGTGTTCCTCAAGATCAACTTGCAAAACTAGGTTCATATAACGAAATTCCAGCATTGTTAAAACAAATCGGTGATGTTGCATTCGGCTTTATGCTTCCAGTATTTGCGGGTTACATCGCTTACAGTATATCGGATAGACCAGGACTTGTAGCAGGTTTTGTAGCAGGTGGAGTAGCATCTGTTGGTGGCGCAGGATTCCTAGGTGCGTTAGTCGGCGGTTTCCTTGCTGGTTATGCAGTAGAACTAGTAAAACTTGCACTTAAAAAATTACCAAAAACATTAGACGGTATCAAAGTAGTTTTATTCTATCCAGTTTTATCAGTTTTAATTGTAGGACTTTTAATGTTGCTACTAAATGTGCCAATGAGCGCGTTGAACACTTGGTTAAATGATTTCTTAAATAGTCTAAGTGGTACAAATGCAGTTATTTTAGGATTGCTGCTTGGAGCAATGATGGCAGCCGATTTAGGTGGACCAATTAACAAAGCAGCCTATATCTTCGCAACTGGAACACTTGCCGCAAGTGTAGCAACAGGAGGTAGTGCAATTATGGCAGCGACAATGGCTGCTGGTATGGTACCACCACTTGCAACATTTGTAGCGACACTTATTTTTAGAAATAAATTTACAGCTCAAGAACGTGATGCCGGTTTGACTAACTCCATTTTAGGAGCTTCATTCATTACTGAAGGAGCTATACCATTCGCGGCAGCAGATCCACTTCGAATGATTCCAAGTTTCATTGCCGGAAGTGCTATCACAGGCGCAATCGTTATGTTCTTGAATATTAAAGTATTAGCACCACATGGAGGAGTTTTCGTTATCTTCCTAGTATCCCAACCATGGTTCTACATCATTGCAATTATTATCGGAACATTAATCAGTGCAGCATTAATTGGTGTTCTACGTAAGAAACCAACTGTATAA
- a CDS encoding helix-turn-helix domain-containing protein, with protein MEFGEKLIHLRKKNRLTQKQLAAKIGTTASTISKYENDNHRPPIFILAKLAEILGTTTDFLLDDVAGLREKNSVNAFPLIGNPELEKWYLELPYTYSEDELLMLKRIADAIENKK; from the coding sequence TTGGAATTTGGAGAAAAATTAATTCATTTACGAAAGAAAAATCGATTAACACAAAAACAATTAGCGGCGAAAATTGGGACAACTGCATCCACAATAAGCAAATATGAAAATGATAACCACCGACCGCCAATCTTTATTTTGGCTAAATTAGCAGAGATTCTTGGAACAACGACAGATTTTTTATTAGATGATGTAGCTGGCTTACGAGAAAAAAATTCAGTAAACGCCTTTCCATTGATTGGAAATCCTGAGCTTGAGAAATGGTATTTAGAATTGCCGTATACATATTCAGAAGATGAATTATTAATGTTAAAACGAATTGCAGATGCGATTGAGAATAAAAAATAA
- a CDS encoding competence protein ComK, producing the protein MKKEQISTQFYEVNPHTMIIFPKKSGSIVYSEIYEVDSHYTSKFTPFELIKTSCNFFGSSYEGRKEGTKHLIGVTHKPPIIIDPVTSTYVFPTVAPSSVDCIWIFPQHIKDYHAIGFNHTLIIFSNMETFEIDMSLASFNNQIARTSMLHMKFSQKMRMMESNFPSMNMFFPPTTLAAEPRRFYNTMLPDNEDSKDPEQ; encoded by the coding sequence ATGAAAAAAGAACAAATCAGTACTCAGTTTTATGAAGTAAACCCGCACACGATGATTATTTTTCCGAAAAAATCTGGAAGTATAGTCTATTCAGAAATTTATGAAGTTGATTCTCATTATACTTCTAAATTTACCCCGTTTGAGTTAATTAAAACCAGCTGTAACTTTTTCGGATCAAGCTATGAGGGTCGTAAGGAGGGCACCAAGCATTTAATAGGTGTTACTCATAAGCCACCTATTATTATTGATCCTGTTACGTCCACTTATGTATTTCCAACTGTAGCACCAAGTTCAGTAGACTGTATTTGGATTTTCCCGCAACACATCAAAGACTATCATGCAATTGGATTTAACCACACTTTAATCATATTTTCTAATATGGAAACTTTTGAAATTGATATGTCTTTAGCATCTTTTAATAATCAGATTGCTAGAACCTCCATGTTACATATGAAATTTTCTCAAAAAATGCGTATGATGGAGAGTAACTTCCCTTCAATGAATATGTTTTTCCCACCAACCACACTTGCCGCTGAACCAAGACGTTTTTACAATACCATGCTTCCTGACAATGAAGATTCTAAAGATCCTGAGCAGTAA